One window from the genome of Grus americana isolate bGruAme1 chromosome 2, bGruAme1.mat, whole genome shotgun sequence encodes:
- the TGFBR1 gene encoding TGF-beta receptor type-1 isoform X2: MAVAASRRPWALLCLVVAALLFPGAAGLPLLVQRTIARTIVLQESIGKGRFGEVWRGKWRGEEVAVKIFSSREERSWFREAEIYQTVMLRHENILGFIAADNKDNGTWTQLWLVSDYHEHGSLFDYLNRYTVTVEGMIKLALSTASGLAHLHMEIVGTQGKPAIAHRDLKSKNILVKKNGTCCIADLGLAVRHDSATDTIDIAPNHRVGTKRYMAPEVLDDSINMKHFESFKRADIYAMGLVFWEIARRCSIGGIHEDYQLPYYDLVPSDPSVEEMRKVVCEQKLRPNIPNRWQSCEALRVMAKIMRECWYANGAARLTALRIKKTLSQLSQQEGIKM, from the exons GTTTACCTTTACTTGTGCAAAGAACAATTGCAAGAACTATAGTACTTCAAGAAAGCATTGGTAAAGGTCGCTTTGGAGAAGTCTGGCGAGGGAAGTGGAGAGGAGAAGAAGTTGCTGTGAAGATCTTCTCTTCAAGAGAGGAACGCTCATGGTTTCGTGAAGCAGAAATCTATCAAACAGTTATGCTACGGCATGAAAACATTCTTGGATTTATAGCTGCAGACAACAAAG ACAATGGTACATGGACTCAGCTGTGGTTGGTGTCAGATTATCATGAGCACGGATCACTCTTTGATTACCTGAACAGGTATACAGTAACAGTGGAAGGAATGATAAAATTAGCTTTGTCCACTGCCAGTGGTCTTGCTCATCTTCACATGGAAATTGTTGGCACGCAAG GCAAACCAGCAATTGCCCACAGAGATTTGAAATCAAAAAATATATTGGTAAAAAAGAATGGAACATGCTGCATTGCAGACCTAGGATTGGCGGTTAGGCACGATTCAGCTACAGACACAATTGATATTGCTCCAAACCACAGAGTGGGAACAAAAAG GTACATGGCACCTGAAGTTCTAGATGATTCCATaaatatgaaacattttgaGTCATTCAAACGAGCAGACATCTATGCAATGGGATTAGTGTTTTGGGAAATAGCTCGGCGATGTTCAATCGGTG GAATCCACGAAGATTACCAGTTGCCATACTATGACCTCGTTCCTTCAGATCCTTCTGTTGAAGAAATGAGGAAAGTTGTGTGTGAGCAGAAGTTAAGGCCCAATATTCCAAACAGATGGCAGAGCTGTGAG GCATTACGAGTAATGGCAAAGATTATGCGGGAATGCTGGTATGCCAACGGAGCTGCTAGGCTAACAGCTTTGCGCATTAAGAAAACGTTATCACAACTTAGTCAACAGGAGGGGATAAAGATGTAA